In one window of Acidobacteriota bacterium DNA:
- a CDS encoding Gfo/Idh/MocA family oxidoreductase, with product MRDHDDKLRPSLLTRREFLEGSAASAAALTLFPRSGRAETPTAVPANKTITLGCIGVGAQGTRVMMDFLKIPDVQVVAVCDVNRETSDYSEWGKDELVNKERKLLNDPAWGSDWKGPTCGRVPAARLVDAYYRNVRKLSNDRACGGYNDFRELIAEEHDLDGVVVCTPDHWHAHIAIHALRHGKHVFCQKPMGHSVHECALMAKAARETGLATQVAVMNEASDATRHLTEWVAADVIGQVREVHNWSQRPYWPQGIERPKEVEPVPDGLDWNFWLGPAPERPFNHVYLPFVWRGWNDFGEGSIGDMGNYSFDTMFRVLELTAPTSVDGSSTPLFPETFPLGEIVHWEFPARRDRAPVTIHWYDAHLRPPRPPELLPGELMSDPGDGEGMLLVGDKGKILCSFEGQHARLIPSSRMKSFTAPPDNLSKSPGAYREWLDAIRGGPKPRASFEFEQNVVEALLLGCIAVRAGTKLEWDAVNKHITSLAEGKPEDLDAANAQLNPPARDPWKLG from the coding sequence ATGCGTGACCATGATGACAAACTGCGACCTTCACTCCTGACGAGGCGTGAATTCCTGGAAGGCAGCGCTGCTTCGGCCGCGGCGCTGACCTTGTTTCCGCGGTCTGGGCGAGCGGAGACTCCGACTGCGGTTCCTGCAAACAAAACCATCACGCTTGGCTGCATCGGCGTGGGCGCGCAGGGCACGCGCGTGATGATGGACTTCCTGAAGATTCCTGACGTGCAGGTGGTTGCTGTGTGCGACGTCAATCGGGAGACCAGCGATTACTCCGAGTGGGGCAAAGATGAACTGGTGAACAAGGAACGCAAGCTGCTGAACGATCCCGCGTGGGGCTCCGATTGGAAAGGCCCTACTTGCGGACGCGTACCGGCTGCGCGCCTGGTGGACGCTTATTACCGCAACGTCCGCAAGCTATCGAACGATCGCGCCTGCGGGGGCTACAACGATTTTCGAGAACTGATCGCCGAGGAGCATGATCTCGACGGCGTGGTAGTCTGCACGCCGGACCACTGGCACGCCCACATTGCCATTCACGCTTTGCGCCACGGGAAACACGTCTTTTGCCAGAAGCCGATGGGCCACTCCGTCCACGAGTGCGCCCTGATGGCGAAGGCCGCGCGCGAGACCGGACTGGCCACGCAGGTCGCCGTGATGAACGAAGCTTCTGACGCCACGCGACATCTCACCGAGTGGGTGGCTGCGGACGTAATCGGGCAGGTGCGCGAGGTGCACAACTGGTCGCAGCGACCGTACTGGCCGCAGGGGATCGAGCGCCCGAAGGAGGTTGAACCTGTTCCCGACGGTCTTGACTGGAATTTCTGGCTGGGCCCTGCGCCGGAGCGGCCGTTCAATCATGTCTATCTTCCGTTTGTGTGGCGTGGCTGGAACGACTTTGGCGAGGGCTCGATCGGCGACATGGGAAACTACAGCTTCGATACAATGTTCCGCGTGCTCGAACTGACCGCGCCCACCAGCGTGGACGGCAGTTCAACGCCGCTGTTTCCAGAGACATTTCCGCTCGGGGAAATCGTGCACTGGGAGTTTCCGGCTCGCCGCGACCGCGCGCCGGTTACAATCCATTGGTATGACGCGCACTTGCGTCCACCGCGGCCGCCGGAACTCCTCCCCGGCGAATTGATGAGCGACCCGGGCGACGGAGAAGGCATGCTGCTGGTGGGAGACAAAGGCAAGATCCTGTGCAGCTTTGAAGGCCAGCACGCGCGCCTGATTCCATCAAGCCGCATGAAGAGTTTTACGGCGCCGCCCGATAATCTGTCCAAATCGCCGGGAGCCTACCGCGAGTGGCTCGATGCCATTCGGGGCGGTCCAAAACCGCGCGCCAGTTTTGAGTTCGAGCAGAATGTGGTAGAAGCGCTGCTGCTCGGTTGCATTGCCGTACGCGCGGGGACAAAACTGGAATGGGACGCCGTGAATAAACACATCACAAGCCTCGCGGAGGGCAAGCCGGAAGATCTTGACGCCGCCAACGCCCAGCTCAATCCGCCGGCTCGCGATCCCTGGAAGCTCGGCTGA